From a single Lewinella sp. LCG006 genomic region:
- a CDS encoding GNAT family N-acetyltransferase, which yields MNWIDQVVNNEEEHRFEITVDGETGFAEYLLRKDFIVYPHTVVPEAIGGQGIGEALATYAMNYAREHGLKIKPYCPFIAKFMKDNLDEYGDLLADGFRLPA from the coding sequence ATGAATTGGATCGATCAAGTTGTTAATAACGAAGAGGAGCACCGTTTTGAAATTACGGTAGATGGGGAAACTGGTTTTGCCGAATATCTCCTGCGTAAGGATTTCATTGTCTACCCCCATACGGTCGTCCCCGAAGCCATTGGCGGGCAAGGCATCGGCGAGGCCTTGGCGACCTACGCCATGAACTACGCCCGCGAGCATGGCCTGAAAATCAAACCCTATTGCCCGTTTATTGCCAAGTTTATGAAGGATAATCTTGACGAGTATGGCGACTTATTAGCGGATGGCTTCCGTTTGCCTGCTTAA
- the tilS gene encoding tRNA lysidine(34) synthetase TilS produces the protein MLNLITSFIREKALFSPTDRLLLAVSGGMDSMVLLYVLYELGYRPGVIHCNFQLRAGASDEDELFVEKHANKLGLPFFSRSFATKAYAAEHKCAIQVAARDLRYAYFAETIEQEGYDYLLTAHHLDDRLETFWLNFTRGVGWRGLVGLKAKRDNIRRPLLGVNRQQIEAYQQKHQIAFREDESNAEDKYRRNYFRHHVLPALYEVTPDLADRSATNFQQLEEMLVLYEERLAQYREALFQWEGAKATVLLTALREHPVAPTLCWELFAPYGFSKEQTRQVLTASPGSLLESSTHQLLIQAAEIILQAIPAGYDPTLSILWPEDQGLVQFTNAYMLTQTLAPVPATFTNTPSLVYVDPSQLVWPLQVRFWREGDAFAPLGMGGKHQKVQDFFVNNKIDRIQRQAVPLLINGDGRLIWIVGHRLDERFKVPAGVVQVISFAWR, from the coding sequence TTGCTGAATCTCATTACCTCCTTTATCCGCGAAAAAGCGCTTTTTTCGCCGACGGATCGACTGCTTTTAGCGGTAAGTGGGGGGATGGATTCCATGGTGTTACTTTATGTTCTTTATGAGCTGGGCTACCGGCCAGGCGTCATTCATTGCAATTTCCAATTACGGGCAGGAGCTTCTGACGAAGATGAGCTTTTTGTAGAAAAACACGCGAATAAGTTGGGCTTGCCCTTTTTTAGTCGAAGCTTTGCTACCAAAGCTTATGCAGCGGAGCATAAGTGCGCTATACAAGTAGCAGCCCGCGATTTGCGTTATGCCTACTTTGCGGAAACCATCGAGCAGGAGGGATATGATTATCTCCTGACGGCGCACCACCTGGATGATCGTTTAGAGACCTTTTGGCTCAACTTTACGCGTGGTGTGGGTTGGAGAGGATTGGTAGGATTGAAAGCAAAGAGGGATAATATCCGGCGCCCTTTGCTAGGCGTGAACCGCCAGCAAATAGAGGCTTATCAACAAAAGCATCAAATTGCTTTCCGGGAAGATGAAAGCAATGCGGAGGACAAGTACCGCCGCAATTATTTCCGGCACCACGTTTTACCAGCGCTTTATGAGGTGACGCCAGATTTAGCCGATCGTTCTGCTACTAATTTTCAGCAATTGGAAGAGATGCTGGTGTTGTACGAAGAGCGGCTTGCTCAATACCGTGAAGCATTGTTTCAGTGGGAAGGGGCAAAAGCTACCGTACTGCTAACTGCTTTGCGTGAACATCCTGTGGCGCCTACGCTATGCTGGGAGCTCTTCGCGCCTTATGGTTTTTCTAAAGAGCAGACACGCCAAGTATTAACCGCTTCTCCGGGGAGTTTGCTTGAATCCTCAACACACCAATTACTGATTCAAGCAGCAGAAATTATATTGCAAGCCATCCCTGCTGGTTATGATCCAACGCTAAGCATTCTCTGGCCGGAGGACCAAGGCTTGGTTCAATTCACGAATGCGTATATGCTTACCCAAACGCTGGCCCCCGTTCCCGCAACTTTCACAAATACGCCATCCTTGGTTTATGTAGATCCTAGCCAACTCGTTTGGCCTTTGCAGGTGCGTTTTTGGCGAGAGGGAGACGCCTTTGCCCCCTTAGGGATGGGGGGGAAGCACCAGAAAGTGCAGGATTTTTTTGTCAACAACAAGATCGACCGCATCCAACGGCAAGCGGTGCCTCTACTCATTAATGGAGATGGGCGATTGATTTGGATTGTAGGGCATCGGCTTGATGAACGGTTTAAGGTGCCTGCTGGGGTGGTGCAGGTGATTTCCTTTGCTTGGAGGTAA
- a CDS encoding PorP/SprF family type IX secretion system membrane protein: protein MQTKMYPRFLLCILSLGLYLGLKAQDPHFSQSWLAPLQMNPALTASSKWDTRVGGQWKEQWSSVPVSYRTFSAFYDQKLHQLKLPVGKLGVGGVLMYDQAGDGKLSWTQIGLRASYVLPLTDVHQLSAGVGFDFGQRAFLPEQLQFGDQYNGEFFDPNQNTGEQFGQQSSGLSSLVAGLNYQAHDPRSRSELNTGVAASHLNGPELTFFNTTGIKVPIWARFYAFGQLELNEDWDFTAVHHFFRQGAYQEILLGAGARYHMPYKGSDLGLGAGLNYRFQDALILNLEARYQQWLFGLSYDINTSGFQTATNGRGGLELALHYYMMQARPPEEFKSCPIF from the coding sequence ATGCAGACCAAAATGTATCCTCGTTTCCTTCTTTGTATACTCTCTCTTGGCTTATACCTTGGCTTAAAGGCGCAGGATCCTCACTTCTCGCAATCATGGTTGGCGCCCTTGCAGATGAATCCGGCACTGACGGCATCGAGCAAGTGGGATACGCGTGTTGGTGGCCAATGGAAAGAACAATGGTCATCTGTGCCTGTGAGTTACCGGACCTTTTCAGCTTTTTATGATCAAAAATTGCACCAGCTCAAATTGCCAGTAGGAAAGCTGGGTGTAGGGGGCGTACTGATGTATGATCAGGCCGGCGACGGTAAATTGTCGTGGACGCAAATCGGTTTGCGAGCTTCCTATGTGCTACCCCTGACGGATGTTCACCAGCTGAGTGCTGGCGTGGGTTTTGATTTTGGGCAACGCGCCTTCCTGCCGGAACAGTTGCAGTTTGGCGACCAGTACAACGGCGAGTTCTTTGATCCCAATCAGAATACCGGCGAGCAGTTTGGACAACAATCAAGTGGCTTAAGTTCGCTAGTAGCAGGCCTCAACTACCAGGCTCACGATCCACGTAGTCGTAGTGAACTGAACACTGGTGTCGCTGCTTCTCACCTCAATGGTCCTGAACTTACCTTTTTCAACACCACAGGCATAAAAGTACCAATCTGGGCCAGGTTCTACGCTTTTGGGCAGCTGGAGCTAAATGAAGATTGGGACTTTACAGCTGTTCATCATTTTTTCCGACAAGGAGCCTATCAGGAAATATTATTGGGTGCTGGTGCCCGTTATCATATGCCTTACAAAGGTAGCGATTTGGGGTTGGGAGCCGGATTGAATTATCGTTTTCAAGATGCACTGATCCTTAACCTCGAAGCCCGTTATCAACAATGGCTTTTTGGCCTGAGCTACGATATCAATACCTCAGGGTTTCAAACTGCTACCAATGGGCGCGGAGGACTGGAATTGGCATTGCATTATTATATGATGCAAGCTCGACCGCCGGAAGAATTCAAATCTTGCCCTATTTTTTAG